The following proteins come from a genomic window of Eubalaena glacialis isolate mEubGla1 chromosome X, mEubGla1.1.hap2.+ XY, whole genome shotgun sequence:
- the LOC133082122 gene encoding melanoma-associated antigen B4-like: protein MPRGQKSKLRAREKRRQARRETQNLGGAQAPAAEIEESPPSPASVSQGTPPSSPAAGTRQEPQGAPATSSRAAGVSCPGSDVRAKGQVKARKNSSQASTSEESSRRDPLTKKVGMLVEFLLEKYKMKAPIIKADMLKLVNKRYKGKFPKILRRAAECLELAFGLDLKEVKPSGDSYTLVSNQGSRSSGRLFPKNGLLMPLLGVIFLNGNCASEEEIWEFLNILGVYDGRWHLIFGDPRKLITEDLVQEKYLVYRQVRNSDPPRYEFLWGRRARAETSKVKVLEFVAKVNGTVPSAFPLHYEEALRDEEERARARAAARAPTRVKASAHSKVMSSSSSHPQ from the coding sequence ATGCCTCGGGGGCAGAAGAGTAAGCTCCGTGCCCGTGAGAAGCGCCGCCAGGCCCGGAGGGAGACCCAGAATCTCGGGGGTGCTCAGGCCCCTGCAGCAGAGATAGAAGAGtcgcccccctcccccgcttctGTTTCTCAGGGTACTCCCCCGAGCTCCCCTGCTGCTGGCACTCGCCAGGAGCCTCAGGGAGCCCCAGCCACTAGCTCTCGTGCTGCAGGGGTTTCATGCCCAGGATCTGATGTACGTGCCAAGGGCCAGGTTAAGGCAAGGAAAAATTCCTCCCAGGCCTCAACCTCCGAAGAGAGCTCTCGCAGAGATCCTCTAACCAAGAAGGTGGGAATGTTGGTAGAATTCCTGCTGGAGAAGTATAAAATGAAAGCGCCCATTATAAAGGCAGACATGCTGAAGCTTGTGAACAAAAGGTATAAGGGGAAGTTCCCTAAGATCCTCAGGAGAGCTGCTGAGTGCCTGGAGCTGGCCTTTGGTCTTGACTTGAAGGAAGTCAAGCCGAGTGGTGATTCCTATACCCTTGTCAGCAATCAGGGGAGTCGGAGCAGTGGCAGGCTGTTTCCGAAGAATGGGCTCCTGATGCCTCTCCTGGGTGTGATCTTCTTAAATGGCAACTGCGCCTCTGAGGAGGAGATCTGGGAATTCCTGAATATTTTGGGTGTTTATGATGGAAGGTGGCACTTAATCTTTGGGGACCCCAGGAAGCTTATCACAGAAGATTTGGTGCAGGAAAAGTACCTGGTGTATCGTCAGGTGCGCAACAGCGATCCCCCACGCTATGAGTTCCTGTGGGGCCGGAGAGCCCGCGCTGAAACCAGCAAGGTGAAAGTCCTGGAGTTTGTGGCCAAGGTCAATGGTACCGTCCCCAGTGCCTTTCCACTCCATTATGAAGAGGCTTTGagagatgaggaagagagagCCCGAGCCAGAGCTGCAGCCAGGGCTCCTACTCGTGTCAAGGCCAGTGCGCATTCCAAGGTCATGTCTAGCAGTTCCTCCCACCCTCAGTGA